A window from Fragaria vesca subsp. vesca linkage group LG5, FraVesHawaii_1.0, whole genome shotgun sequence encodes these proteins:
- the LOC101311100 gene encoding uncharacterized protein LOC101311100: protein MLAAASSSSTWLRARRSRCVFLILCSPILIPFLFATFPLLCAAELFLRLCRLRSRGKLARNEAEDDRVRRCEEGRCAAEAEEREEMGLLQRYLEDQLLLVGSVYDCGEYDEDLYQGIQGYDDNDSNTPLLS from the coding sequence ATGCTAGCCGCCGCGTCCTCCTCCTCCACGTGGCTCCGAGCCCGCCGGAGCCGCTGCGTGTTTCTTATCCTCTGCTCCCCGATCCTAATCCCTTTCCTCTTCGCCACCTTCCCTCTCCTCTGCGCCGCCGAGCTCTTCCTCCGCCTCTGCCGCCTCCGAAGCCGTGGCAAGTTGGCCCGCAACGAGGCGGAGGACGATCGGGTGCGGCGATGCGAGGAAGGGCGATGCGCGGCGGAGGCGGAGGAAAGAGAAGAGATGGGGCTGCTGCAGAGGTACTTGGAGGATCAACTGTTGCTGGTCGGATCTGTGTACGATTGTGGAGAGTACGATGAAGATTTGTATCAAGGGATTCAGGGCTACGATGACAATGATTCTAACACCCCTCTTTTGTCTTAG
- the LOC101311385 gene encoding pentatricopeptide repeat-containing protein At2g06000-like: protein MKIYDPNPKPSQTQTQTQFLIENVYESRRVVPDDGMAVQMSLLFFTARPSFWGRASKIAASHLHTLAGARPRPEREVLLNPEAWFVKVVYTLFLRSHSLDSYVGYLSKNLTPSLAFEVIKRLNNPKLGLRFFELSKFSLNVNHGVWTYHYLLRSLCQMGLQDSAKLVFDYMRTDGLSPNESVLEFLVSSCAQMGRSDLAEKILDEVHCSVVGLSSFVYNNLFNVLVKLNRVDEAVCLFRKYVGSYCCPDSWTFNILIRGLCRTGAVDKGLEFFSDMRSFGCSPNVVTYNTLISGLCRAHEVDRGCDLLREVQFRSELSPDVITFTSVISGYCKLGRMEEASAIFDEMIGCGLKPTAVTFNALIDGYGKAGDMSSAFSLYESMLFHGHCADVITFTSLIDGYCRAGHLNHGLQLWHEMNAKNVSPSAYTFSVLINALCKGNRLCEARDLLRELKGSNVVPKSFLYNPVIDGLCKAGNIDEANLIVAEMEEKKCTPDRVTFTILILGNSMKGRMSEAIGNFSKMLSIGCAPDKITIDSLISCLSKAGMPSEAGRIKKIAYEDLNMGAPSMGRPPHLRANEIPVAV from the coding sequence ATGAAGATTTACGACCCGAATCCAAAACCCTCCCAAACCCAAACCCAAACCCAATTTCTGATCGAGAATGTCTATGAGAGCCGCCGCGTTGTACCCGACGACGGCATGGCCGTCCAGATGAGCCTCTTGTTCTTCACCGCCCGCCCCAGTTTCTGGGGTCGAGCCTCCAAAATCGCCGCCTCCCACCTCCACACTCTCGCCGGAGCTCGCCCGAGACCCGAAAGAGAGGTACTGCTAAACCCTGAAGCCTGGTTTGTGAAAGTTGTCTACACTCTCTTTCTTCGCTCACATTCTTTGGATTCTTACGTGGGTTATTTGAGCAAGAACTTGACGCCTTCTTTGGCTTTTGAGGTTATTAAAAGGTTGAACAATCCCAAATTGGGGCTCAGGTTCTTTGAGCTCAGTAAGTTTAGTTTGAATGTTAATCATGGTGTGTGGACTTACCATTATCTGTTGAGGTCTTTGTGCCAAATGGGTCTTCAGGACTCGGCTAAGTTGGTGTTTGATTACATGAGGACTGATGGGCTTTCGCCCAATGAATCTGTTCTTGAGTTTTTGGTTTCATCGTGTGCTCAAATGGGGAGGTCGGATCTTGCGGAGAAGATTCTTGATGAGGTTCATTGCAGTGTGGTTGGGTTGTCAAGTTTTGTTTACAATAACTTGTTCAATGTGCTGGTTAAGCTGAATCGAGTAGATGAGGCTGTTTGCTTGTTTAGGAAGTATGTGGGGTCGTATTGTTGTCCAGATAGTTGGACGTTTAATATTTTGATTCGAGGTTTATGCAGAACTGGAGCAGTTGATAAGGGTTTAGAGTTTTTCAGTGATATGAGGAGTTTTGGTTGTTCTCCCAATGTTGTTACGTATAATACATTAATTAGTGGACTATGTAGAGCTCATGAGGTAGATAGAGGGTGTGATTTGCTCAGGGAGGTTCAGTTCAGAAGTGAACTTTCACCGGATGTTATAACTTTTACATCAGTTATATCCGGCTATTGCAAATTGGGTAGAATGGAGGAGGCATCTGCTATTTTTGACGAGATGATTGGTTGTGGACTTAAACCAACTGCAGTTACTTTTAATGCACTGATTGATGGATATGGTAAAGCAGGTGACATGAGTTCTGCATTTTCTCTGTATGAGAGTATGCTCTTTCATGGTCATTGTGCGGATGTGATCACCTTCACTTCCCTAATTGATGGCTATTGCCGAGCTGGGCACCTCAACCATGGGTTACAGCTCTGGCATGAGATGAATGCAAAAAATGTGTCTCCTAGTGCATATACTTTCTCTGTGCTTATTAATGCTTTGTGCAAGGGTAACAGACTATGTGAAGCACGTGATTTACTGAGGGAACTGAAGGGGAGTAATGTTGTTCCAAAATCATTTCTATATAACCCTGTGATAGATGGACTTTGCAAAGCTGGTAACATTGATGAGGCAAATTTGATTGTGGCAGAGATGGAGGAGAAGAAATGCACCCCTGATAGAGTGACATTCACTATTCTTATCCTGGGGAATTCTATGAAAGGGAGAATGTCTGAGGCAATTGGCAATTTTAGTAAGATGTTGTCCATCGGTTGCGCCCCTGATAAAATCACCATAGATTCTTTGATATCTTGCCTCTCGAAAGCTGGGATGCCCAGTGAGGCCGGTCGCATCAAGAAAATCGCATATGAGGACCTGAATATGGGTGCACCATCTATGGGGCGACCTCCTCATTTGAGAGCAAATGAGATTCCAGTGGCTGTTTGA
- the LOC101311679 gene encoding LOW QUALITY PROTEIN: transcription factor bHLH80-like (The sequence of the model RefSeq protein was modified relative to this genomic sequence to represent the inferred complete CDS: deleted 2 bases in 1 codon), which produces MVLNVTLGFDSTFTSSVVPSLDLFNSTNQPKISQKSENIGAGDGGGDEGMQPAPGGSGEVTRGGLGRFCSAPASWLEALLEDEEEDPLKPTQCLTDLLADSCGGPTSSVAVGFGAEVVADPAARFLRQNSSPADFVGNSSDGSEGYFSGFGGIPASQLDYVSNPNFGSVSSSSLANKRVREVKMEEGGLEESGALRVRAKRGCATHPRSIAERVRRTRISDRIRKLQELVPNMDKQTNTADMLDEAVEYVKFLQKQIQELSEYQRRCKCMPKE; this is translated from the exons ATGGTGCTCAATGTGACCCTTGGATTCGACTCAACCTTTACTAGTAGTGTTGTCCCCTCTTTGGATCTTTTTAACAGTACAAACCAA CCGAAAATCTCGCAAAAGAGCGAAAATATCGGAGCTGGGGACGGCGGTGGTGACGAGGGC ATGCAACCGGCACCTGGCGGAAGTGGAGAAGTGACTCGAGGTGGGCTCGGCCGGTTCTGCTCGGCGCCGGCGTCATGGTTGGAGGCGCTGCTTGAGGACGAGGAAGAGGACCCTTTGAAGCCAACCCAGTGCCTCACCGACCTTCTTGCAGATAGCTGCGGTGGGCCCACTTCGTCTGTGGCGGTGGGGTTTGGTGCGGAAGTGGTGGCGGATCCAGCTGCGAGGTTTTTGAGACAGAACAGCTCTCCGGCCGACTTTGTCGGAAATTCGAGTGATGGGTCGGAAGGGTATTTCTCCGGGTTCGGTGGGATTCCGGCCAGCCAGCTCGACTATGTTTCTAACCCGAATTTCGGTAGCGTTTCTTCATCTTCTTTGGCTAATAAGCGGGTTCGGGAGGTG AAAATGGAGGAAGGTGGATTGGAGGAGTCAGGAGCTCTGAGGGTTAGGGCAAAGAGAGGTTGTGCTACTCATCCAAGGAGTATTGCTGAAAGG GTTAGGAGGACTCGAATTAGTGACCGGATAAGGAAGCTTCAGGAGCTGGTACCCAACATGGATAAG CAAACTAATACTGCGGATATGTTAGACGAGGCAGTGGAGTATGTGAAGTTTCTTCAGAAACAGATTCAG GAGTTGTCAGAGTATCAGCGCAGGTGCAAATGCATGCCTAAAGAATAA
- the LOC101298317 gene encoding anthocyanidin 5,3-O-glucosyltransferase-like: MAANTLVLYAAPGMGHMISMVELGKLILKHYSHKFSVTVLYTTGSLVDTPTIPAYIDRITQSHPSISFHCFPRAAVINHHNQTLSMAALMFEFIRQNDPNVRLALQEISKTCQVRAFIIDLFCSSSMAIAKELNIPTFYFYTSGAAALAAFLYFPTIHARVNQSFKDMRDTAFEFPGLESPLRAVHMPEPMLDQNDPAYSDLVYFCSHLALSDGIIANTFEELETPAVIKAISEGRCVPHAPIPPVYYIGPLLDKEKASGSVNSDEECLLWLDKQPSRSVVYLCFGSRGSFSEAQVREIANGLERSDQRFLWVVKKPPVDNTKQIHGVEDFDLDALLPEGFLERTIERGLVVKSWAPQVTVLKKEAVGGFVTHCGWNSVLESVMAGVPMVAWPLYAEQHLNRSALVKEIKMAIDVEQREEDGFVTGDEVERRVRELMESENGRKLRERSLKLGEVALGALGEHGSSRRALANFVNAIQ, from the coding sequence ATGGCAGCTAACACCTTAGTCCTCTATGCAGCTCCAGGAATGGGGCATATGATCTCCATGGTGGAGCTAGGCAAGCTCATCCTCAAGCATTACTCCCACAAATTCTCCGTCACCGTTCTCTACACCACCGGCAGCCTCGTCGACACACCAACCATCCCCGCCTACATTGACCGCATCACACAATCCCATCCCTCCATTTCCTTCCACTGTTTCCCACGCGCCGCCGTAATTAACCACCATAACCAAACTCTCAGCATGGCCGCTCTCATGTTCGAGTTCATCCGTCAGAACGACCCCAACGTCCGTCTTGCCCTACAAGAAATCTCCAAAACTTGTCAAGTCCGCGCCTTCATCATCGACCTGTTCTGCTCCTCCTCAATGGCCATAGCCAAGGAGCTCAACATTCCCACTTTCTACTTCTACACTTCCGGCGCGGCAGCTCTTGCGGCTTTCTTGTATTTCCCGACCATCCATGCACGAGTGAACCAGAGTTTCAAGGATATGAGAGACACTGCTTTTGAGTTTCCGGGATTGGAGTCTCCTTTGCGTGCTGTGCACATGCCTGAGCCGATGCTCGACCAGAACGATCCTGCTTATTCGGACCTGGTCTACTTCTGCTCTCATCTTGCTCTATCAGATGGAATCATAGCCAACACATTTGAAGAGCTCGAGACTCCGGCCGTGATTAAGGCCATCTCTGAAGGTCGATGTGTCCCTCATGCTCCAATTCCTCCTGTATATTACATCGGACCCTTGCTCGATAAAGAAAAGGCATCCGGCTCTGTGAATTCAGATGAGGAGTGTTTGTTGTGGCTCGATAAGCAGCCGAGTCGGAGTGTGGTGTATCTCTGTTTCGGAAGCAGGGGTTCATTCTCGGAAGCTCAAGTGAGAGAGATCGCAAATGGGTTGGAGAGAAGCGATCAGAGGTTCTTGTGGGTGGTGAAAAAGCCACCTGTTGACAACACCAAGCAGATTCATGGCGTGGAGGACTTCGATTTGGATGCTCTTTTGCCGGAGGGTTTCTTGGAGAGGACTATAGAGAGAGGCCTGGTGGTGAAGTCGTGGGCGCCGCAGGTGACGGTGCTGAAGAAGGAAGCTGTGGGCGGGTTTGTGACTCACTGTGGTTGGAACTCGGTGCTAGAGTCAGTGATGGCCGGGGTGCCGATGGTGGCTTGGCCGCTTTATGCAGAGCAGCATCTGAACAGGAGTGCTTTGGTGAAGGAAATCAAAATGGCGATTGATGTGGAGCAGAGAGAGGAAGATGGGTTCGTGACGGGCGATGAAGTGGAGAGAAGAGTTAGGGAGTTGATGGAGTCGGAAAATGGAAGAAAGCTCAGGGAGAGGAGCTTGAAACTTGGGGAGGTTGCTTTAGGTGCTCTGGGAGAGCATGGTTCCTCCAGAAGAGCTCTGGCCAACTTTGTTAACGCCATTCAATGA